One window of the Leucobacter komagatae genome contains the following:
- the topA gene encoding type I DNA topoisomerase translates to MGKKLVIVESPTKARTIGGYLGDDYEVLSSVGHVRDLAEPSELPAELKKGPFGKFGVDVENGFAPYYVVNDNKKKTVAELKRALKGADELFLATDEDREGEAIAWHLLEVLKPKVPVHRMVFHEITKDAIAEAQRNTRELDTALVDAQETRRILDRLYGYDISPVLWRKVAPKLSAGRVQSAATRLVVDRERERLAFRAAEYWSIAARFNPAEDAPDRVPFEAKLVRLDGNRVASGGDFDDTGKLTAKATGAGVIALDGTRADAIAAALGEGPSALVRTLETKPHTRRPAAPFTTSTLQQEASRKLRFSSRQTMSFAQSLYENGYITYMRTDSPTLSKQALEAARSQAASLYGAETVPDKPRVYTGKAKGAQEAHEAIRPAGDTFVRPSELKGKLTQGEFSLYDLIWKRTVASQMADAKGSTATVTLGVTVTEGSATTDAEFTASGTVITFPGFLLAYEEGKDEKRGDAEKNNVSLPQLTEGQALGITEPLAKQHETSPPPRYTEASLTKRFEELGIGRPSTYSSTISTIMDRGYVSKQGQALVPSWIAFSVVRLLEEHFAALVDYDFTAEMESDLDEIAAGQTDRSEWLKEFYFGTDNHPGLRGVVDNLGEIDARAINTIRIDDQISLRNGKYGPYLEVFDEKSEVDENGELKPRSVNIPDGMAPDELTPERAHELADAEPAEDRVVGLHPVTGKRVIAKNGRFGPYVQELPNEDEELPKGEKPRTASLFKSMDPATVDLDTAVALLDLPRVVGNDPESGDPITAQNGRYGPYLKKGTETRTLPSEDSIFSIDLPGALEVLAQPKYGARKASSALKEFDADPVSGKPVKVKDGRFGPYVTDGETNATIPRGDSVEEITFERAIDLLAIKRAKGPAKKKAPAKKKAPAKKPAAKKPAAKKSTAAKKEVDPARSAAAKKAAETRKANAAKKAAEAAAAAETAE, encoded by the coding sequence GTGGGGAAAAAGCTGGTCATCGTGGAGTCGCCGACAAAGGCGCGCACGATTGGTGGTTACCTCGGTGATGACTACGAGGTGCTGTCTTCGGTCGGGCACGTCCGCGACCTCGCCGAGCCGTCGGAGCTCCCCGCCGAGCTGAAGAAGGGGCCGTTCGGCAAGTTCGGCGTCGACGTCGAGAATGGCTTCGCCCCCTACTACGTCGTCAACGACAATAAGAAGAAGACCGTCGCCGAGCTGAAGCGAGCGCTCAAGGGCGCCGACGAACTCTTCCTCGCAACTGATGAGGACCGCGAGGGTGAGGCCATCGCGTGGCACCTCCTTGAGGTGCTGAAGCCGAAGGTTCCAGTACACCGCATGGTGTTCCACGAGATCACCAAGGACGCGATCGCCGAGGCGCAGCGAAACACCCGCGAGCTCGACACCGCGCTCGTCGACGCGCAGGAGACCCGGCGCATTCTCGACAGGCTCTACGGCTACGATATTTCTCCGGTGCTCTGGCGCAAGGTCGCGCCCAAGCTCTCGGCCGGCCGCGTGCAGTCCGCAGCCACCCGACTCGTCGTCGACCGCGAGCGCGAGCGCCTCGCGTTCCGCGCCGCCGAGTACTGGAGCATCGCCGCGCGCTTCAACCCGGCGGAGGACGCGCCAGACCGCGTGCCGTTCGAGGCCAAGCTCGTGCGGCTCGACGGGAACCGCGTCGCGTCGGGCGGCGACTTCGACGACACCGGCAAGCTGACCGCGAAGGCGACCGGCGCCGGAGTTATCGCGCTCGACGGCACCCGCGCGGACGCGATCGCCGCCGCCCTCGGCGAGGGCCCTTCGGCGCTCGTGCGCACGCTCGAGACGAAGCCGCACACGCGCCGCCCGGCAGCGCCGTTCACGACGTCGACGCTGCAGCAGGAGGCCTCGCGAAAGCTCCGCTTCAGCTCGCGCCAGACGATGTCGTTCGCGCAGTCGCTCTACGAGAACGGCTACATCACCTATATGCGTACCGACTCGCCGACGCTCTCGAAGCAGGCGCTCGAGGCGGCGCGCAGCCAGGCGGCCTCGCTCTACGGCGCCGAGACCGTGCCCGACAAGCCGCGCGTGTACACCGGCAAGGCGAAGGGTGCGCAGGAGGCGCACGAGGCGATCCGCCCCGCAGGCGATACCTTCGTGCGCCCGAGCGAGCTGAAGGGAAAGCTCACCCAGGGTGAGTTCTCGTTGTACGACCTGATTTGGAAGCGCACCGTCGCGAGCCAGATGGCGGACGCGAAGGGCTCGACCGCCACGGTCACGCTCGGCGTGACGGTCACCGAGGGGTCGGCAACCACCGATGCTGAGTTCACCGCGAGTGGCACGGTCATCACCTTCCCCGGCTTCCTCCTCGCCTACGAAGAGGGCAAGGACGAGAAGCGCGGCGACGCCGAGAAGAACAACGTCTCGCTCCCGCAGCTGACGGAGGGCCAGGCGCTCGGGATCACGGAGCCGCTCGCAAAGCAGCACGAGACGAGCCCGCCGCCGCGCTACACCGAGGCGAGCCTCACGAAGCGTTTCGAAGAGCTCGGGATCGGACGCCCGTCGACCTACTCGTCCACGATCTCCACGATCATGGATCGCGGTTACGTTTCGAAGCAGGGCCAGGCCCTCGTGCCGAGCTGGATCGCGTTCTCCGTGGTGCGCCTGCTCGAAGAGCACTTTGCGGCGCTTGTCGACTACGACTTTACGGCTGAAATGGAGAGCGACCTCGATGAGATCGCGGCCGGCCAGACCGACCGCTCCGAGTGGCTCAAGGAGTTCTACTTCGGTACCGACAACCACCCCGGTCTCCGCGGCGTTGTTGATAATCTCGGCGAGATCGATGCGCGCGCGATCAACACGATCCGGATCGATGACCAGATTTCGCTCCGCAACGGCAAGTATGGCCCCTACCTCGAGGTCTTCGACGAGAAGAGCGAGGTCGACGAGAACGGCGAGCTCAAGCCGCGCAGTGTGAACATCCCTGACGGGATGGCTCCTGACGAGCTCACCCCCGAGCGCGCCCACGAGCTCGCCGACGCCGAGCCCGCAGAGGATCGTGTTGTCGGCCTGCACCCGGTCACCGGAAAGCGCGTCATCGCAAAGAACGGTCGCTTCGGTCCGTACGTGCAGGAGCTGCCGAACGAGGACGAGGAACTCCCGAAGGGCGAGAAGCCCCGCACCGCGTCGCTCTTCAAGTCGATGGACCCCGCGACGGTCGATCTTGATACGGCCGTGGCCCTCCTCGACCTGCCCCGTGTCGTTGGCAATGATCCCGAGTCCGGCGACCCGATCACCGCGCAGAACGGCCGCTACGGCCCGTACCTCAAGAAGGGTACGGAGACTCGCACGCTGCCGAGCGAGGACTCGATCTTCTCGATCGACCTCCCTGGCGCGCTCGAGGTGCTCGCGCAGCCGAAGTACGGTGCCCGCAAGGCGAGCTCGGCGCTGAAGGAGTTCGACGCCGACCCCGTGAGCGGTAAGCCCGTGAAGGTGAAGGACGGCCGCTTCGGCCCGTACGTCACCGACGGCGAGACCAACGCGACGATCCCGCGCGGCGACTCGGTCGAGGAGATCACGTTCGAGCGCGCGATCGACCTGCTCGCCATCAAGCGCGCGAAGGGCCCAGCCAAGAAGAAGGCGCCGGCGAAGAAAAAGGCTCCCGCCAAGAAGCCGGCAGCGAAGAAGCCGGCAGCCAAGAAGTCCACGGCAGCGAAGAAGGAGGTCGACCCGGCACGGTCGGCCGCCGCGAAGAAGGCCGCCGAGACGCGCAAGGCCAACGCTGCGAAGAAGGCCGCCGAGGCTGCTGCCGCGGCCGAGACCGCAGAGTAG
- the tmk gene encoding dTMP kinase, producing MFITLEGGDSVGKTTQAGMLEEWLTGEGREVVRTREPGGTPLGVEVRRLLLHGGDEIGAVDPRAEALLYAADRAQHIAKVVRPAIERGAVVVQDRYIDSSLAYQGAGRVLDVDEVRRISEWAVGGLWPDVTVLFDLAPEIAAARRSSRDDDRLEAERQEFHEAVRAAYHGLAVASPERFLVVDASGTPEEIHAIVRARVAERLAAR from the coding sequence GTGTTCATCACCCTCGAAGGCGGGGATAGCGTCGGCAAGACCACGCAGGCGGGGATGCTCGAGGAATGGCTGACAGGCGAGGGCCGTGAGGTCGTGCGCACCCGCGAGCCGGGTGGCACGCCGCTCGGCGTCGAGGTGCGCAGGCTGCTGCTGCACGGCGGCGACGAGATCGGGGCCGTCGACCCGCGCGCCGAGGCGCTGCTGTACGCGGCGGACCGCGCGCAGCACATCGCGAAGGTCGTTCGGCCCGCGATCGAGCGGGGTGCGGTCGTCGTGCAGGATCGGTATATCGACTCGTCCCTCGCCTATCAGGGCGCCGGCCGGGTCCTCGACGTTGACGAGGTCCGCCGCATCAGCGAGTGGGCGGTCGGGGGGCTGTGGCCAGACGTCACGGTGCTGTTCGACCTCGCGCCCGAGATCGCCGCTGCCCGGCGTTCGTCGCGTGACGACGACAGGCTTGAGGCCGAGCGGCAGGAGTTCCACGAGGCTGTTCGCGCCGCGTACCACGGGCTCGCTGTGGCATCGCCCGAGCGGTTCCTTGTCGTCGACGCCTCGGGTACCCCGGAGGAGATCCACGCCATCGTGCGTGCCCGGGTCGCCGAGCGCCTCGCCGCCCGCTGA
- a CDS encoding glutamyl-tRNA reductase yields MLLSLSFSLERAPFELLETLSKRSEDIAAGLDDPTLTVGSVVLATCNRFEVYAETGQSRPEPVLARVAAVAGIDVTELEAAASSATDHDTATHLFAVAAGLQSAVVGESEIAGQVRRAHDDARARGTLTHDLEHLFRTATRTSREVGHRTDIRSAGRSLVRLALRMAEARVADWGTANVLLIGTGAYAGATVAALRARGAETVRVYSPSGRAETYAAEHDLVVVPQGGLAEALNAADVVIACTRAEEPVLTAELLRADAHETNERLLIDLGMPRNIEHAVSELPGIELLDLETVSKHAPVEELSAAAEAHEIVREAADEFSASRAERDALPALLALRTHVMGILEDELCRARAASQSAGPATSSPEYTAVSADYEAALRRFTGKLLHTPMTRIRTLGREGRVPAAAEALETLFGIETQAGGHTHSE; encoded by the coding sequence ATGCTTCTTTCCCTTTCTTTCAGCCTCGAACGCGCGCCGTTCGAGCTCCTTGAGACCCTCTCGAAGCGGTCCGAGGACATCGCGGCGGGGCTCGACGACCCCACTCTCACCGTCGGCTCGGTGGTGCTTGCGACCTGCAATCGCTTCGAGGTCTACGCCGAGACGGGCCAGAGCCGGCCCGAGCCTGTGCTCGCGCGCGTGGCAGCGGTCGCTGGGATCGACGTGACCGAGCTCGAAGCTGCCGCGAGCAGCGCCACCGACCACGACACCGCGACGCACCTGTTCGCCGTCGCCGCCGGCCTGCAGTCGGCGGTCGTTGGGGAGAGCGAAATCGCCGGGCAGGTCAGGCGTGCCCACGACGACGCGCGGGCACGCGGCACGCTCACCCACGATCTCGAACACCTCTTCCGCACCGCGACGCGCACCTCGCGAGAGGTGGGGCACCGCACCGACATCCGCTCGGCCGGCCGATCGCTCGTGCGCCTCGCGCTGCGGATGGCCGAGGCCCGCGTGGCCGACTGGGGCACAGCAAACGTGCTGCTCATCGGCACGGGCGCCTACGCCGGTGCTACGGTGGCGGCGCTTCGGGCGCGCGGAGCCGAGACAGTCCGGGTGTACTCCCCCTCGGGCAGGGCCGAGACCTACGCCGCCGAGCACGACCTCGTCGTCGTGCCGCAGGGTGGGCTTGCGGAGGCGCTCAACGCCGCCGACGTCGTCATCGCCTGCACACGGGCGGAGGAGCCAGTGCTCACGGCTGAGCTGCTGCGGGCTGACGCACACGAGACGAACGAGCGCCTGCTCATCGACCTCGGGATGCCCAGGAACATCGAGCACGCGGTCTCCGAGCTTCCTGGGATCGAGCTCCTTGACCTTGAGACGGTCTCGAAGCACGCCCCGGTCGAGGAGCTCAGTGCCGCGGCCGAGGCTCATGAGATCGTGCGGGAGGCCGCCGACGAGTTCTCCGCGTCCAGGGCCGAGCGCGACGCGCTGCCCGCCCTGCTCGCGCTGCGGACGCACGTGATGGGCATCCTCGAAGACGAGCTCTGCCGGGCACGGGCCGCTTCTCAGTCGGCGGGCCCCGCCACCTCAAGCCCCGAATACACCGCCGTCTCGGCAGACTACGAAGCCGCCCTGCGGCGCTTCACGGGCAAGCTGCTGCACACGCCGATGACCCGCATCCGCACTCTGGGTCGCGAGGGCCGCGTGCCCGCCGCAGCTGAGGCGCTCGAGACGCTCTTCGGGATCGAGACACAGGCCGGCGGCCACACCCACTCCGAGTGA
- the hemE gene encoding uroporphyrinogen decarboxylase: MKLLSETHPLVTGRTSNSPLVRALRAERPERVPVWFMRQAGRSLPEYRALRSEHRMLDACLNPELASEITLQPVRRHGVDAAVFFSDIVVPLLLAGVDVDLVAGVGPVFAEPVRTAEDVARCRAEYTPERLRAALGPIREAVALTVAELGETPLIGFAGAPFTLAAYLVEGRPSREHLRARTLMQSDPETWRELLAWTADLSAVFLEAQIEAGASAVQLFDSWAGSLSAADYREHVAPASRQALSLARELSYPHPWEAGARARVPVIHFAVGSGHLLEELTALDPDAVGVDWRTPLDEASARLGQGMPLQGNIDPAFLGAPAAALEAHVADVLARGERAPAHILNLGHGVPPETNPDVLTRIVQLAHAR; encoded by the coding sequence ATGAAACTTCTCAGCGAAACCCACCCGCTCGTTACTGGGCGCACCAGCAACTCCCCGCTCGTTCGCGCCCTCAGGGCTGAGCGGCCCGAACGCGTACCCGTGTGGTTCATGCGGCAGGCGGGCCGTTCGCTGCCCGAGTATCGGGCCCTGCGCTCCGAGCATCGTATGCTCGACGCCTGTCTCAACCCTGAACTCGCGAGCGAGATCACGCTGCAGCCGGTGCGCCGGCACGGCGTCGATGCCGCGGTGTTCTTTAGCGACATCGTGGTTCCGCTGCTTCTCGCGGGCGTCGACGTTGACCTCGTCGCCGGGGTCGGGCCGGTCTTCGCGGAGCCCGTGCGCACCGCCGAGGACGTCGCGCGGTGCCGCGCGGAGTACACTCCCGAGCGGCTGCGGGCGGCGCTCGGCCCGATCCGGGAGGCCGTAGCGCTCACAGTCGCCGAGCTCGGGGAGACGCCGCTCATCGGCTTCGCCGGCGCGCCCTTCACGCTCGCTGCCTACCTCGTGGAGGGGCGGCCGTCGCGCGAGCACCTGCGCGCGCGGACGCTCATGCAGTCCGATCCCGAGACCTGGCGCGAGCTGCTCGCGTGGACGGCCGACCTCAGCGCCGTCTTTCTTGAGGCGCAGATCGAGGCCGGGGCGAGCGCGGTGCAGCTGTTTGACTCGTGGGCGGGCTCGCTGAGCGCCGCCGACTACCGCGAGCACGTGGCCCCGGCGTCACGGCAGGCGCTCAGCCTCGCGCGGGAGCTCTCGTACCCGCACCCGTGGGAGGCGGGCGCCCGGGCACGGGTCCCGGTGATCCACTTCGCGGTGGGCTCCGGGCACCTGCTCGAGGAACTCACCGCACTCGACCCGGATGCGGTCGGCGTCGACTGGCGCACGCCGCTCGACGAGGCGAGCGCCCGCCTGGGCCAGGGGATGCCGCTGCAGGGAAACATTGACCCCGCATTCCTCGGGGCCCCCGCGGCCGCGCTCGAAGCGCACGTCGCCGATGTTCTCGCTCGCGGGGAGCGTGCCCCCGCGCACATCCTGAACCTTGGCCACGGCGTGCCGCCAGAGACAAACCCCGACGTGCTCACCCGCATCGTGCAGCTCGCGCATGCACGCTAG
- a CDS encoding protoporphyrinogen/coproporphyrinogen oxidase — protein sequence MHASTRGGPHVAVVGGGVSGLVAARELARGGATVTLVERDTTLGGRVRGAKLEGATFDVGAEAFATRGGAVAALMADLGLSDRIVHPAQLGSWVVTANGALPLPPGGAVGIPARPLAAAVRAHLGLRGALRVAVEPLLRRDVAGAGASAGGTAETLGALVRRRLGDRALDRLVRPIALGVYSTVPDRLEVQAVPGLADAYARTGSLVRAARQLRDASVAAGGAVAALAGGMTALVDALASDAEDRGSAIRTGTRVVEITRGVSEHAAAPGRPSGAQWTLRDGAGKTILRCDAVLLAVPESVAAALLAERTPPPPEHDIEVVALAVAEPRLDAAPRGTGALVAEGAGIAAKALTHATAKWPDRAASVPAGTHVIRLSYGRAGAAPETAGLSDDEALALACRDASLILGVPIAPAAVREWTRQPWKVGAPPGSAPRLAPPPGVELAGDWVSGTGLASVVPGARAAAARLLEHLTPTNESSVPSA from the coding sequence ATGCACGCTAGCACCCGCGGCGGGCCGCACGTCGCCGTCGTCGGCGGCGGAGTCTCCGGGCTCGTCGCGGCCCGCGAGCTCGCGCGGGGCGGGGCGACTGTCACGCTCGTCGAGCGCGACACCACGCTCGGGGGCAGGGTGCGCGGGGCCAAGCTCGAAGGCGCGACGTTCGACGTCGGCGCCGAGGCGTTCGCCACCCGCGGGGGAGCCGTCGCCGCGCTCATGGCCGACCTCGGGCTCTCGGATCGCATCGTGCACCCGGCGCAGCTCGGGTCCTGGGTCGTGACGGCAAACGGTGCCCTCCCGCTGCCCCCGGGCGGCGCCGTCGGTATCCCCGCGAGGCCCCTCGCCGCAGCGGTCCGGGCGCACCTCGGGCTCCGCGGTGCCCTGCGGGTCGCTGTCGAACCGTTGCTGCGCCGCGACGTCGCGGGCGCGGGGGCGTCCGCGGGGGGAACGGCAGAGACGCTCGGCGCCCTCGTCCGGCGCCGTCTCGGGGACCGCGCACTTGACAGGCTCGTGCGGCCGATCGCGCTCGGCGTGTACTCCACGGTTCCGGATCGACTCGAGGTCCAGGCGGTGCCCGGCCTCGCCGATGCGTACGCCCGGACCGGCTCGCTCGTGCGGGCGGCGAGGCAGCTCCGCGACGCGAGTGTGGCCGCGGGCGGCGCCGTCGCCGCGCTCGCGGGCGGGATGACGGCGCTCGTCGACGCGCTCGCTTCCGACGCCGAAGACCGGGGGAGCGCGATCCGCACGGGCACCCGGGTGGTCGAGATTACGCGCGGTGTCTCGGAGCACGCCGCGGCGCCTGGCCGGCCCTCCGGAGCCCAGTGGACGCTGCGCGACGGCGCGGGCAAGACGATCCTCCGATGCGATGCGGTGCTGCTCGCCGTGCCAGAGAGCGTGGCGGCCGCGCTGCTCGCCGAGCGAACGCCCCCGCCGCCCGAGCACGACATAGAGGTTGTCGCGCTCGCGGTCGCAGAGCCCCGACTCGACGCCGCCCCGCGCGGCACCGGGGCACTCGTCGCGGAGGGCGCGGGCATCGCTGCGAAGGCGCTCACCCACGCGACGGCGAAATGGCCGGACCGGGCTGCGTCGGTGCCCGCGGGCACGCACGTGATCCGGCTCTCGTACGGCCGAGCGGGCGCCGCCCCAGAGACGGCGGGGCTCTCCGACGACGAAGCCCTCGCCCTCGCCTGCCGCGACGCCTCACTGATTCTCGGAGTGCCCATTGCCCCCGCCGCGGTGCGCGAGTGGACGCGCCAGCCGTGGAAGGTTGGCGCCCCGCCCGGGTCGGCACCGCGGCTCGCGCCGCCCCCGGGCGTCGAACTCGCGGGGGACTGGGTGAGCGGCACTGGGCTCGCCTCCGTGGTTCCCGGCGCCCGCGCGGCGGCGGCCCGCCTCCTTGAACACCTCACTCCAACGAACGAAAGCTCGGTACCGTCAGCATGA
- the hemC gene encoding hydroxymethylbilane synthase, with protein sequence MTETPAPASPVPAGAATPGSVTRADGAVAAAPGLLRIGTRGSALAVSQTTTVAEAIARATGVDVVLVIITTHGDVSRAPLAQLGGTGVFVSALREALVAGECDLAVHSLKDLPTGPCEGITLGAVPVRADPRDALCARDGMTLATLPAGAKVGTGSPRRAAQLLARRPDLQVSDIRGNVDTRLGRISDDLDAVVLAAAGLDRIGRGDAISERFPFHAAPPAPGQGALAIEVRSTDVELPVMRRALAALNDPWARAEAIAERALLGTLEAGCAAPIGATAAVEGGTLTLSATVYRLDGSEQLTATASAPWEPAMPDAAAPTELGRRVAEELLARGAEHLAPLGGTR encoded by the coding sequence ATGACCGAAACTCCAGCACCCGCATCGCCCGTACCCGCAGGCGCCGCCACCCCCGGCTCCGTAACTCGCGCCGACGGTGCGGTCGCGGCCGCACCTGGGCTCCTTCGCATCGGCACGCGCGGCAGCGCGCTCGCGGTCTCGCAGACGACGACGGTCGCCGAGGCGATCGCGCGCGCGACGGGAGTCGATGTTGTGCTCGTGATCATCACCACCCACGGCGACGTGTCGCGCGCCCCGCTCGCGCAGCTCGGAGGAACCGGCGTCTTCGTGAGCGCGCTGCGTGAGGCCCTCGTGGCTGGGGAGTGCGACCTCGCGGTGCACTCGTTGAAGGACCTGCCCACGGGCCCGTGCGAAGGGATCACCCTCGGCGCGGTCCCCGTGCGGGCCGACCCGCGAGACGCGCTCTGCGCGCGCGACGGCATGACGCTTGCGACGCTTCCCGCGGGCGCGAAGGTTGGCACCGGGTCGCCGAGGCGCGCCGCGCAGTTGCTCGCCCGTCGGCCGGACCTGCAGGTGTCGGACATCCGCGGCAACGTCGACACCCGGCTTGGCAGGATCTCCGACGACCTCGACGCGGTCGTGCTCGCCGCGGCTGGCCTCGACAGGATCGGCCGGGGCGACGCGATCTCCGAACGCTTTCCCTTTCACGCCGCGCCGCCAGCGCCGGGCCAGGGCGCCCTCGCGATCGAGGTGCGCTCGACTGATGTAGAACTGCCGGTGATGCGCCGGGCGCTCGCCGCGCTGAACGACCCGTGGGCGCGGGCCGAGGCGATCGCGGAGCGCGCGCTGCTCGGCACACTCGAAGCCGGGTGCGCCGCACCGATCGGGGCGACCGCGGCGGTCGAGGGCGGCACCCTGACGCTCTCGGCAACCGTCTACAGGCTCGACGGCAGCGAGCAGCTCACCGCGACCGCGAGCGCGCCCTGGGAGCCCGCCATGCCGGATGCCGCCGCGCCGACGGAACTCGGGCGCCGCGTGGCGGAGGAGCTGCTTGCCCGCGGGGCGGAGCACCTCGCGCCACTGGGCGGCACGAGGTGA
- a CDS encoding uroporphyrinogen-III synthase, which produces MTLANLAAPPSLGGRLVLVPRGGERGERTADDVRALGGEAVLVPLIEQLPPHDGAALRAAIARVNAGQYGWVAVTSVHGADALITGEALPGRARIAAVGPATAERLEAAGFDVDLIPDEFTGARLAERLAAQREGGAGGAAGDPDLSGRVLLPLSDLADETVERGLRAAGFEPERVTAYRTVAAAAGRADAELRPRLGAVLVFSSSGARALAGRFAPLPPGALVAAIGEPTARELARLGIPAAVIAAEHTAAGTVRALAEHCARLRSGPIAFTETPNREGTEV; this is translated from the coding sequence GTGACCCTCGCGAATCTGGCTGCCCCGCCGTCACTCGGCGGGCGTCTCGTGCTCGTGCCGCGCGGGGGCGAACGGGGAGAGCGGACCGCCGACGACGTGCGCGCCCTCGGCGGCGAGGCGGTTCTCGTCCCGCTCATCGAACAGCTGCCCCCACACGACGGAGCGGCCCTCCGCGCCGCGATCGCGCGCGTGAACGCCGGGCAGTATGGCTGGGTCGCCGTCACGAGCGTGCACGGCGCCGACGCGCTCATCACGGGCGAGGCGCTCCCTGGTCGAGCCCGGATCGCGGCCGTCGGGCCCGCGACAGCGGAGCGCCTGGAGGCCGCCGGGTTCGACGTCGACCTCATCCCCGACGAGTTCACGGGCGCGCGGCTGGCAGAGCGACTGGCCGCCCAGCGCGAGGGCGGGGCGGGCGGCGCGGCGGGGGATCCTGATCTCTCAGGCCGCGTGCTCCTCCCGCTCTCCGACCTCGCCGACGAGACCGTCGAGAGGGGGCTCCGCGCGGCGGGCTTCGAACCCGAGCGCGTCACGGCCTACCGGACCGTAGCCGCAGCGGCGGGGCGCGCCGACGCCGAACTCCGGCCGCGGCTCGGTGCCGTGCTCGTCTTCAGTTCGTCAGGCGCGCGGGCGCTCGCTGGCCGCTTCGCCCCGCTCCCGCCCGGGGCGCTCGTCGCCGCGATCGGCGAACCGACCGCCCGCGAACTCGCTCGGCTCGGCATCCCCGCGGCGGTCATCGCCGCCGAGCACACCGCGGCGGGTACCGTACGGGCGCTCGCCGAGCACTGCGCACGCCTGCGCTCCGGCCCCATTGCTTTCACCGAAACCCCCAACCGAGAAGGAACCGAAGTATGA
- the hemB gene encoding porphobilinogen synthase: MTPTVRPRRLRATPAMRGLAAETRVHPRDLILPMFVREGIDAPLPIGSMPGVVQHTLDSLRGAVAEAAAAGIGGVMLFGIPAVRDARGSAADDPAGILNVATAAVRAEAGDALVVQTDLCLDEFTDHGHCGVLTADAAAVDNDATLDRYRAMAVAQAEAGSELLGLSGMMDGQVAAVREALDDAGHPDTALLAYSAKYASAFYGPFREAVDSQLTGDRKGYQMDPANRREGLREAELDVIEGADIVMVKPAMSYLDVLADVSAVSPVPVWAYQVSGEAAMIEAAAQNGWIDRRRAIEESVLGIKRAGADAILSYFATELAGWLR, from the coding sequence ATGACCCCCACCGTTCGCCCCAGGCGGCTCCGCGCGACGCCAGCGATGCGCGGCCTCGCCGCCGAGACGCGCGTGCACCCGCGCGACCTCATCCTCCCGATGTTCGTGCGCGAGGGGATCGACGCGCCGCTTCCGATTGGCTCGATGCCCGGCGTCGTGCAGCACACCCTCGACTCCCTCCGCGGGGCGGTCGCGGAGGCGGCCGCTGCCGGGATTGGGGGCGTCATGCTGTTCGGGATCCCGGCCGTGCGCGACGCTCGAGGGAGCGCCGCGGACGACCCCGCTGGCATCCTCAACGTCGCGACGGCCGCCGTGCGCGCCGAGGCCGGCGACGCGCTCGTCGTGCAGACCGACCTGTGCCTCGACGAGTTCACCGACCACGGGCACTGCGGCGTGCTCACCGCCGACGCCGCCGCCGTCGACAACGATGCGACGCTCGATCGGTACCGCGCGATGGCGGTCGCCCAGGCGGAGGCCGGGTCGGAGCTCCTCGGCCTGTCAGGGATGATGGACGGCCAGGTCGCTGCCGTGCGCGAGGCGCTCGACGACGCTGGGCACCCGGATACCGCGCTGCTCGCCTACTCGGCGAAGTACGCGTCGGCGTTCTACGGGCCGTTCCGCGAGGCTGTGGACTCGCAGCTCACCGGCGACCGGAAGGGCTATCAGATGGACCCGGCGAACCGCCGCGAGGGGCTCCGCGAGGCCGAGCTCGACGTAATCGAGGGCGCCGACATCGTCATGGTGAAGCCCGCGATGAGCTACCTCGATGTGCTCGCCGACGTCTCCGCGGTGAGCCCCGTGCCCGTCTGGGCGTACCAGGTGTCGGGCGAGGCCGCGATGATCGAGGCTGCGGCCCAGAACGGCTGGATCGACAGGCGGCGGGCCATTGAGGAATCTGTGCTTGGGATCAAGCGGGCAGGGGCTGATGCGATCCTGAGCTACTTCGCGACCGAGCTTGCGGGGTGGCTCCGATGA